A segment of the Leptospira barantonii genome:
TTCGGTTCGGTGATTCCCATCAAAGCGAACTCGGGTACGTTCGTTTGTCCGAGAAAAATCGTTCCCGCGTTCTTGAGTCTTTTTACGAACTCGGAATCCACGGGAGAAATATAATTGCGATACGACTTCGAACCCGAGGTAAGGGGAGCGCCTCCGATGGAATGAACGATATCCTTGATTAAAATCGGAACACCTCGAAACGGACCGTCCGCAAGTTTGGACTTCGCGGTCTTTCTTGCTTCTTCATAAAAGCGAGTGATGACGGCGTTTAACCCGGGATTGATGGATTCGATTCTTTCGATTGCGGATTCGACGAGTTCGCTCGGATGAACCGATTTTTTGCGGACCAAATCCGCGAGTCCCGTGGCGTCGTAATACGTATATTCTTTAAAGGATTGTGGCATGAGAGAAACTCCGAAAACAAGTAGGAACCCCGACGAGAAGAAAGGGTCAAGATAAAAAGGGCGTTTTTAGGATTCCGGTAAAAAGCGGGTCCGAAAAATGTGGATATACACTCCGTAAAAAATCCGATTCAATATTATAAGATGGTCTATAGATAAAGCGATGATTTCAAGAATTCATAAACTTCCTTGTTTCTTTTTGATTTTCCCGATTTTTCTATTGGCCGATCCGGCGTTGGACAGCGAGTTTTTAAGATCCGTTCAAGAAGGGGATCCTAAAAAAACCGAGCTGTTGATCCGCGCGGGAGCGACGGTGGACGCCTCCGATTCCAGAGGAAAAACAGCGTTGATGATCGCAGATCATAGACCGGAAGTCGCCGAAGTGTTGATCCGTGCGGGAGCGAACGTGAACGCGCAGGACAAGGACGGAAGTTCGGTGATCTCGGAAAGTTTATCCGGGCTTTTGGACGTAAAGGTTCTCGACATAGACGATCTCGCGGTTCCCAAACGATTGATCGAATCGGGAGCTAAGTTGGAATACCTTTCCAAGATCGACGATACGAAGACGGTTCCGGTTTCGTTATTAAACATGGCGATCCGTCACGGGAATCTCGTGCTCGTTCAATTCCTCGTGGACAATCACGCCGACGTAAATTTTGACAAGGGCAATCCGGAAGAATTTCCGCTTTTCCTTGCGTGTGGAGCCGGATCTTCTTCGGCGCATTATCCGATCGTTGAGTTTCTTTTGAAGAACAACGCGAAGTCGGATTATACGAGCCGTCTTCATGAAAAGAATCAGGACGGCAAACAGATTCAAGTCGGAGCGGACAACGCTCTTCATTTTCTTTCGGAAGAATCCGACGCGGATCTGAGAATATCCGAACTGCTCGTAAAAACCGGAACGAATCTCAATCATAGAAACGCGGAAGGAATTTCTCCTCTCTTACAAGCCATTCTTAGAAAGCGAATCGTATTAGCCGAAAAACTGATCGAACTCGGAGCCGATCCGAATCTTTCCGACATACACGGAAGAAACCCGTTGGAAGAGGCCCGCAGACAAAAATTCGATTCTCTGGAAACTTTAATCCTAAAAAAAATCGGAAACAAGGATAACGGGGATAAAAGTCCTCAAGCCTTCGCTCGTTAAGCTTAAACACCACTTGATGCGACACCATGTCGCATTAATATAATTCGTATTAATTAAAATATGCTACAAGTCCTTAAGACGTTACGTGACCTTTCTTATACCATAATCTCCGTATAAATGTAAATATAGATCATATTCTCGGGTTCAATGTCTTAATTCGTTTTCTTTTGCAACCGGCGTATACGTTGTTTGCATATCGATCTTTTTTCTAAGACGGCTTGTCACAGAAACCGACTTCTGAATCTTCAAAAAAACGAATAAAGGATTTGGAACGGTTTTAAATTTAGAAAAACTCGATCTTTACCTTTCCGATTTAAACCGAGGTGTATTGATAAACGAAGTAATCTATAATACGACTAACGGAATGGTATTAGATCATAATACGCTCGATTCATTCAGAGATAGATTCGTATACGTTTATTTTAAATGTCCGCTTAAAAAGAATCCACGAAGTCTAAAATATAAATAGATAGTATACTGATTGTTCGCCTAACACACGTAAACTAATGTAAATAATTTACTGGTTGTTTGCTTCTAAGGTTCTGAAACTTTTGTCTTTAATCGATGTTAAAGATCGAGACTTGTAAGCAGAAAAAATCGATTTCGTTTGAACGGCGAAGAATCGGAATTGCACGGTATAGATGTCACCAGGGGTAAACTCAAAAAATAAGAATAAATATCTAGGACAGTTTTTTACACCCGAAAGGGTCGCGGATTTCCTGGTAGATTGGGTTCTGGGGGCCGAGAGAATCACCTCCTCGGACGATCCAGAGCGTATACACCGTATACTCGATCCTGCGATAGGAAACGGAATTTTTTTTGAAAGCATACTCGATAAACTCCCCAACATTAATGCGGAATGGGTCGGCTTCGATCTGGATCTGCAATGTCTGAACTCGAGCAGACAAGCCCTTGAAAATAGAATTTCAAAAACTAGTATACTAAACTTTTACGATCGAGACTTCCTCTTGCAGAAAGAGGATCAGAAGTTCGATATCATTCTCTGCAACCCTCCTTACAGAAAGATCAGCGATAAGAATTATTCCAAAGAATTGATTCAGCAGTTCGCAGGTCGATCCGACAGGAAACTTCCCGGAACCGCAAACCTTTACGTTTTCTTTTTATTAAAATGTTTGAATATGATCGATCGAGGGGGCAGGGCGGCCTTTCTTGTTCCCCAGGATTTTTTCAATTCCGGTTACGGGGTTTTTATCAAGTCCGCTTTGCAGGAATCCGGTTTGTTGCATTCCTTATTTTTACTTTCGCCTCAGGACAGCCTTTTCGACGAGGCGGTGACGAGTTCCTGCATCGTTCTATTAGAAAATTCTGATAAAGTAAAGAAGTCCGGCTTTCAATGGACTAGGTTGAAACCCGGATTTTTTTCGGATAAGTCCAGACTGCCCGCGGGTTCGGTGGAATCGATTCAGACGGACTGGATTCCGTTTCCGGATCCGGAAGCGAAATGGAGTCCGATCTTTCACAGACTGGAAAAGAAAATCCAATCGGGTGAAAAAAGAACGGATACGGAAAAAGAAAACTTGGGGAATTACGTTCCCTTGTCCCATTTCGGGAAGTTTACGAGGGGAATCGCCACGGGAGACAACGATTTCTTTTTGTTCACGAAGGAGATGGTCGAAGCGTCCGGAATCCCCGAAAAACATTTCAAGGCCTGTATTCCAAAATCTCAATATGCAAGAAACAAAATATTCTTATACGAGGATTGGGAAGAATTGAGTAGAAAAGGAGCCAAGGTCTGGCTTCTCGACGTGAAACTGGAATACGATCCGAACGATTCTCACGCGTTACAAAGTCATCTTCAGTCAGGAATTACAAGAGGGGTTCATCAAAGATTTCTTCCTTCTCGTAGAAAGAATTGGTATACTCAGGAATCCAAATCGGCTTGTCCGATTCTTGCTTCCAGTTTTCATAGAACCGAAATTCGGATCGTAAGAAATTTCAGCAACGTGGTTCATCTCACTTGTTTTCACGGATTCAATCCCGCACCGGGAATGGAAGAATGGGTGGACCCTTTGTATGCGTACTTGATCTCTTCGGTTTCCAAAAAGGATTTGGAAACGAGAAGAAGGGAATATGCAAGAGGTCTCTGGAAAGCGGAACCCGGAGATTTGAATTCGTTGTGGGTTCCCGATTTCAGAAAACTGGGAATGCCGATTATCAACGAACTCGGAAATCTCGTTTCCGAATTGAAACTCGTGCGTTTTTCGTCCGAGAAAGAAATTTCCATTCTTCAGAGAATCGATTCCATCTTTAAAGACGGATCGATCTGATTCTTTTTTAAAAAATCCAGAAGCTCCATTCTCCTTAAGTCCAGTGGCCTTTTGTCGGAAAAAATCTTTTCCGGTCGGTAAATTTGTTCTTTACGGGCTTAGAAACTGATTGATATGTCATTCTAAAATTTGAAAAATTTAGGTGAGAATGTATGAAACAAATTCCCAGTTTTCAGTTCAGAACGACCGTTCTTCTTTTGTCCGTTTTTTTGAGTTCCTGCAGATTTTTAGGAATCGGTTCGATTCCGATCGATGTTCTTAAATCGAAATACGCCAATTCCGAATCCGAATTCGTTCAGATCGGCAAAGTCAATCTTCATTACAGAGACGAGGGGCAGGGGCCCGCGATCATTCTTTTGCACGGTGTTTGTGCATCCTTACATACTTGGGACGATTGGACCGCGTCTCTCAAAGGTAAATATAGAATCATTCGTTTGGATCTTCCGGGTCACGGTTTGACCGGGATCGACGGAGATCTTTCCGTTTTGGATCCGATCGAAGGGGTTCAACTTTTGGAAGAATTCAGAAAACGTCTGGGTTTGGAAAAATTTTATTTAGTAGGGAACTCGATGGGAGGTTATATTTCTTGGAACTATTCTCTTTCGTATCCTAGTCGAGTGGAGAAGATGGTTTTGATCGACGCCGCGGGTTATGCTCAACCCTTACCCGAACTCATCGCGTTCGGCAGTCATCCTCTTGTAAGACCGGTCGCTAAACTTTCCACTCCGAGTTTTCTTGTGGGCCGCGGAATCAGTCAGGCTTACGGAGATCCTTCCAAACTCAAAGACGATGTGAAAGAAAGATACGTGGATCTTTCGATGAGAGAAGGGAACCGAGAAGCGATCGCGAGAATCTTTCAGATCGCTCGTGAAAAATTTTTAAACCCGGATATCTCGAAAAGAATCACTGAGGTTACGACTCCCACTTTGGTTATGTGGGGAACCGAAGATCATTGGTTGAAATACGAATACTTTCCGAACTGGAAGCGTGATTTGAAAAACGCGAAGTTCGCGGTTTACGAAGGTGCGGGTCATATTCCGATGGAGGAGATTCCGGATCGTACCGCTAAGGACTTGGATTCTTTTCTTTCGGGCGTTTATTAAATTTCGAAGGAATTCTTTTGTGAGCGCGGCGGTTGTCATCGAGCCGCTTGCGTTTTATAGAATCGTTTTTGACTTGATCGGGAAGATAGGAAATACGATTCTTATGCGAAAGGTTTTTTCATGTTACATCCCTCCACTCTCGACTTTCTTAAAAAATTAGCGAAGAATAACAACAAACCCTGGTTGGAAAAGAATAAGGATTCGTTTACGGAAGCGAAAACCGATTTCGAAAATCTGATCACCGAACTGATCTTCGGTCTTGCAAAGGTGAATCCAGCTTTGACT
Coding sequences within it:
- a CDS encoding ankyrin repeat domain-containing protein; its protein translation is MISRIHKLPCFFLIFPIFLLADPALDSEFLRSVQEGDPKKTELLIRAGATVDASDSRGKTALMIADHRPEVAEVLIRAGANVNAQDKDGSSVISESLSGLLDVKVLDIDDLAVPKRLIESGAKLEYLSKIDDTKTVPVSLLNMAIRHGNLVLVQFLVDNHADVNFDKGNPEEFPLFLACGAGSSSAHYPIVEFLLKNNAKSDYTSRLHEKNQDGKQIQVGADNALHFLSEESDADLRISELLVKTGTNLNHRNAEGISPLLQAILRKRIVLAEKLIELGADPNLSDIHGRNPLEEARRQKFDSLETLILKKIGNKDNGDKSPQAFAR
- a CDS encoding HsdM family class I SAM-dependent methyltransferase, whose translation is MSPGVNSKNKNKYLGQFFTPERVADFLVDWVLGAERITSSDDPERIHRILDPAIGNGIFFESILDKLPNINAEWVGFDLDLQCLNSSRQALENRISKTSILNFYDRDFLLQKEDQKFDIILCNPPYRKISDKNYSKELIQQFAGRSDRKLPGTANLYVFFLLKCLNMIDRGGRAAFLVPQDFFNSGYGVFIKSALQESGLLHSLFLLSPQDSLFDEAVTSSCIVLLENSDKVKKSGFQWTRLKPGFFSDKSRLPAGSVESIQTDWIPFPDPEAKWSPIFHRLEKKIQSGEKRTDTEKENLGNYVPLSHFGKFTRGIATGDNDFFLFTKEMVEASGIPEKHFKACIPKSQYARNKIFLYEDWEELSRKGAKVWLLDVKLEYDPNDSHALQSHLQSGITRGVHQRFLPSRRKNWYTQESKSACPILASSFHRTEIRIVRNFSNVVHLTCFHGFNPAPGMEEWVDPLYAYLISSVSKKDLETRRREYARGLWKAEPGDLNSLWVPDFRKLGMPIINELGNLVSELKLVRFSSEKEISILQRIDSIFKDGSI
- a CDS encoding alpha/beta fold hydrolase, whose amino-acid sequence is MKQIPSFQFRTTVLLLSVFLSSCRFLGIGSIPIDVLKSKYANSESEFVQIGKVNLHYRDEGQGPAIILLHGVCASLHTWDDWTASLKGKYRIIRLDLPGHGLTGIDGDLSVLDPIEGVQLLEEFRKRLGLEKFYLVGNSMGGYISWNYSLSYPSRVEKMVLIDAAGYAQPLPELIAFGSHPLVRPVAKLSTPSFLVGRGISQAYGDPSKLKDDVKERYVDLSMREGNREAIARIFQIAREKFLNPDISKRITEVTTPTLVMWGTEDHWLKYEYFPNWKRDLKNAKFAVYEGAGHIPMEEIPDRTAKDLDSFLSGVY